A genomic region of Rhodothermales bacterium contains the following coding sequences:
- a CDS encoding superoxide dismutase, protein MSHSLPDLPYAHDALEPHVDARTMEIHHGKHHQGYVNKLNAALEGHDALAGKSIEELLRGIDSVPADIRDGVRNNGGGHANHSLFWSVMSPSGGGAPQGALASAIDSAFGSFDAFKEKFAAAAGTRFGSGWAWLVVTGDGGLDVYSTANQDSPYMQGHTPILGLDVWEHAYYLNYQNRRPDYVSAFWNVVNWTAVSSNFDAAK, encoded by the coding sequence ATGTCCCATTCGCTTCCTGACCTTCCGTACGCCCACGATGCCCTGGAGCCGCACGTTGATGCCCGCACCATGGAGATCCACCACGGAAAGCACCATCAGGGCTATGTCAACAAACTGAACGCCGCGCTGGAGGGCCACGATGCCCTGGCAGGCAAATCCATTGAGGAGCTGCTACGCGGCATCGACAGCGTGCCGGCCGATATTCGTGACGGTGTGCGCAACAACGGTGGCGGACACGCCAACCACTCGCTGTTCTGGAGCGTGATGTCTCCGTCCGGTGGCGGCGCTCCGCAAGGCGCCCTGGCCTCGGCAATCGACAGCGCTTTCGGATCCTTTGACGCGTTCAAGGAGAAGTTCGCCGCGGCAGCAGGCACGCGCTTTGGGAGCGGCTGGGCCTGGCTGGTTGTCACGGGGGACGGCGGCCTTGACGTCTACTCGACGGCCAATCAGGACAGTCCCTACATGCAGGGCCATACTCCCATCCTCGGGCTGGATGTCTGGGAGCACGCCTACTACCTCAACTACCAGAATCGCCGTCCGGACTATGTGTCGGCCTTCTGGAACGTCGTGAATTGGACGGCGGTCTCGTCGAATTTCGACGCCGCGAAGTAG